The following proteins come from a genomic window of Gossypium raimondii isolate GPD5lz chromosome 5, ASM2569854v1, whole genome shotgun sequence:
- the LOC105769145 gene encoding probable WRKY transcription factor 65 isoform X1, which produces MDAGDPSFNKASNPYVTEQELEDNDNVSSETGAESPPSTTFNSIKLSPKKGRRSIQKRVVSVPIKDVEGSRFKGESAPPSDSWAWRKYGQKPIKGSPYPRGYYRCSSSKGCPARKQVERSHVDPKMLVITYSCEHNHPWPASRHNTAAAKQAAAAAKAAAAAEASTATVTAVQNEPSTSQADTEQESGTEERFADLTEDSILTTGDEFAWFGEMETTSSTVLESPLFTERDDCDADVAMVFPMKEEDESLFADLGELPECSFVFRHQRNVGPQVGIC; this is translated from the exons ATGGACGCTGGTGATCCTAGTTTCAACAAAGCTAGTAACCCTTATGTTACTGAGCAAGAGTTAGAAGATAACGACAACGTTTCATCAGAAACCGGCGCTGAGTCTCCTCCTTCTACCACTTTCAACAGCATCAAACTCTCTCCTAAAAAAgg TAGGAGATCCATACAGAAAAGAGTTGTGTCAGTGCCTATCAAGGATGTTGAAGGTTCCCGCTTTAAAGGTGAGAGTGCTCCACCATCCGATTCTTGGGCTTGGCGAAAGTACGGCCAAAAACCCATCAAAGGCTCTCCTTATCCCAG AGGTTATTATCGGTGTAGTAGCTCGAAGGGATGTCCGGCAAGGAAACAAGTCGAGAGGAGTCATGTGGACCCTAAAATGTTAGTGATCACGTACTCCTGCGAACACAATCACCCCTGGCCCGCTTCTAGACACAATACCGCCGCCGCTAAGCAAGCTGCTGCGGCGGCGAAGGCAGCGGCTGCAGCGGAGGCATCAACAGCAACTGTAACAGCTGTACAGAACGAGCCATCTACGTCGCAGGCCGACACGGAACAGGAATCAGGGACCGAAGAGAGGTTCGCTGATTTGACGGAGGACTCGATTCTTACAACAGGGGATGAATTTGCTTGGTTTGGGGAGATGGAAACGACGTCGTCGACGGTTCTGGAGAGCCCCCTGTTTACAGAAAGGGATGACTGCGATGCCGACGTGGCGATGGTCTTCCCGATGAAGGAAGAGGACGAGTCGTTATTCGCCGATCTGGGCGAGTTGCCTGAGTGCTCCTTTGTGTTTAGGCATCAACGGAATGTGGGACCACAGGTTGGGATCTGCTGA
- the LOC105769147 gene encoding uncharacterized protein LOC105769147 → MVTKLQRRTASRRKLQFLPTLSNTKSVKRSSIVLNVLLQCHKLKVKLEEIHREYQNLMTIRNQYFTLLKHIQVSKEVKVEKVGEEFVVKVSCNKGRDKLISILEAFEELGLNVVRARVNCSHFFAMEAIAVAQDQKTTDINDVTQAILMAIEKQGDEHIKDFRQVSKC, encoded by the exons ATGGTAACTAAGCTGCAAAGGAGAACAGCTTCTCGCAGAAAGCTTCAGTTTCTTCCAACTCTCTCCAACACCAAATCT gttaaaaggAGTTCCATAGTCCTAAATGTTCTTCTCCAATGTCACAAGCTCAAAGTCAAGCTGGAAGAAATACACAGAGAGTACCAAAATCTGATGACTATCAGAAACCAATACTTCACTCTATTGAAACATATACAAGTCTCAAAG GAAGTGAAGGTGGAGAAGGTTGGAGAAGAGTTTGTAGTCAAAGTGAGTTGCAACAAAGGGAGGGACAAATTGATCTCAATTCTAGAGGCGTTTGAAGAACTGGGTCTTAATGTTGTTCGAGCTAGAGTTAATTGCAGCCATTTCTTTGCCATGGAAGCCATTGCTGTAGCTCAAGACCAGAAAACTACTGATATCAATGATGTTACGCAAGCTATTCTTATGGCCATTGAAAAGCAAGGAGATGAACATATTAAAGATTTTCGCCAGGTTTCCAAatgttaa
- the LOC105769145 gene encoding probable WRKY transcription factor 65 isoform X2 yields the protein MDAGDPSFNKASNPYVTEQELEDNDNVSSETGAESPPSTTFNSIKLSPKKGRSIQKRVVSVPIKDVEGSRFKGESAPPSDSWAWRKYGQKPIKGSPYPRGYYRCSSSKGCPARKQVERSHVDPKMLVITYSCEHNHPWPASRHNTAAAKQAAAAAKAAAAAEASTATVTAVQNEPSTSQADTEQESGTEERFADLTEDSILTTGDEFAWFGEMETTSSTVLESPLFTERDDCDADVAMVFPMKEEDESLFADLGELPECSFVFRHQRNVGPQVGIC from the exons ATGGACGCTGGTGATCCTAGTTTCAACAAAGCTAGTAACCCTTATGTTACTGAGCAAGAGTTAGAAGATAACGACAACGTTTCATCAGAAACCGGCGCTGAGTCTCCTCCTTCTACCACTTTCAACAGCATCAAACTCTCTCCTAAAAAAgg GAGATCCATACAGAAAAGAGTTGTGTCAGTGCCTATCAAGGATGTTGAAGGTTCCCGCTTTAAAGGTGAGAGTGCTCCACCATCCGATTCTTGGGCTTGGCGAAAGTACGGCCAAAAACCCATCAAAGGCTCTCCTTATCCCAG AGGTTATTATCGGTGTAGTAGCTCGAAGGGATGTCCGGCAAGGAAACAAGTCGAGAGGAGTCATGTGGACCCTAAAATGTTAGTGATCACGTACTCCTGCGAACACAATCACCCCTGGCCCGCTTCTAGACACAATACCGCCGCCGCTAAGCAAGCTGCTGCGGCGGCGAAGGCAGCGGCTGCAGCGGAGGCATCAACAGCAACTGTAACAGCTGTACAGAACGAGCCATCTACGTCGCAGGCCGACACGGAACAGGAATCAGGGACCGAAGAGAGGTTCGCTGATTTGACGGAGGACTCGATTCTTACAACAGGGGATGAATTTGCTTGGTTTGGGGAGATGGAAACGACGTCGTCGACGGTTCTGGAGAGCCCCCTGTTTACAGAAAGGGATGACTGCGATGCCGACGTGGCGATGGTCTTCCCGATGAAGGAAGAGGACGAGTCGTTATTCGCCGATCTGGGCGAGTTGCCTGAGTGCTCCTTTGTGTTTAGGCATCAACGGAATGTGGGACCACAGGTTGGGATCTGCTGA